A region from the Citrobacter koseri ATCC BAA-895 genome encodes:
- the phnP gene encoding phosphonate metabolism protein PhnP, whose protein sequence is MSLTITLTGTGGAQGVPAYGCDCLACRRARLQEQYRRRPCSGVVKFNDAITLLDAGLHDLTDRWPAGSFQQFLLTHYHMDHVQGLFPLRWGVGAAIPVYGPPDEQGCDDLFKHPGILDFSHTVEPFVVFDLQGLQVTPLPLNHSKLTFGYLLESAHSRVAWLSDTAALPDKTVKFLLNNQPQTIVIDCSHAPRAEAPRNHCDVNTVIALNEVIHCPRVILTHISHSFDVWLMDNSLPGGIEAGYDGMEIVLE, encoded by the coding sequence ATGAGCCTGACGATTACGCTAACAGGTACCGGCGGCGCACAGGGCGTGCCAGCATACGGCTGCGATTGTCTCGCCTGCCGTCGGGCACGCTTACAGGAGCAGTATCGCCGCCGCCCCTGTAGCGGCGTCGTCAAATTCAATGACGCGATAACGCTGCTTGATGCGGGCCTGCACGATCTTACCGATCGCTGGCCCGCCGGATCTTTTCAGCAGTTTCTGCTCACGCATTATCATATGGATCATGTTCAGGGGCTGTTCCCCCTGCGCTGGGGCGTGGGCGCCGCGATTCCGGTTTATGGTCCGCCGGATGAACAGGGCTGCGACGATCTGTTTAAACATCCCGGCATCCTTGATTTCAGCCATACCGTCGAACCGTTTGTGGTCTTCGATCTCCAGGGATTACAGGTAACGCCGCTGCCGCTTAACCATTCAAAACTGACGTTTGGCTATCTGCTGGAATCTGCGCACAGCCGCGTCGCGTGGCTGTCGGACACCGCAGCGCTGCCGGACAAGACAGTAAAATTTCTGCTGAATAACCAGCCGCAGACGATCGTCATCGACTGTAGTCACGCGCCACGCGCGGAAGCACCGCGTAATCACTGCGATGTAAACACGGTTATCGCACTCAATGAGGTGATTCACTGCCCACGGGTCATTCTCACCCACATCAGCCACTCGTTCGACGTATGGCTGATGGATAACTCCCTGCCGGGCGGTATTGAAGCCGGATATGACGGGATGGAGATTGTACTGGAGTAG
- the yjdP gene encoding DDRRRQL repeat protein YjdP, with translation MKRYSTLIALGLLSLTTLPAHADIVDDTIGNIQQAINDAYKSDNGRDYEDDRRDEEWQRQMSDDRRRQYDDRRRQFEDRRRQLDDRQRQLDQERRQLEDEERRMEDEYDR, from the coding sequence ATGAAACGCTATTCTACGCTCATTGCTCTGGGCCTGTTGTCGCTGACGACGCTTCCTGCGCATGCCGATATTGTTGATGACACCATCGGTAATATTCAGCAGGCGATCAATGACGCGTATAAATCTGACAACGGGCGGGATTATGAGGATGACCGCCGTGATGAAGAGTGGCAGCGCCAGATGAGCGACGATCGCCGCAGACAATATGATGACAGACGCCGTCAGTTTGAAGATCGGCGTCGCCAGTTGGACGATCGCCAACGCCAGCTCGATCAAGAACGTCGTCAACTGGAAGATGAAGAGCGCAGAATGGAAGACGAGTACGATCGTTAA
- a CDS encoding N-acetyltransferase, protein MIVMPTTYSPMTVARAFNVVEEFALSGRVLHVIYDRQTPRAAIIEADVEMFEGVPRHRVIAALDLQYKSALGRDIVAVERCWEDTHVLQAEGVCVDPAERDKGLATRLYEALILKCGITLISDFEQYDGGKMLWQKIARESDQIAVFVLDTELGAFWPYDGTKVIYDGGCIPEERIWSISPDQKCHGVVLVAEDKQRANQLMETTAPYRV, encoded by the coding sequence ATGATTGTGATGCCGACAACTTACAGCCCAATGACCGTTGCCCGCGCTTTTAATGTCGTGGAAGAATTTGCGCTTTCAGGGCGCGTTTTGCATGTTATTTATGATAGACAGACTCCGCGAGCAGCGATTATTGAAGCGGATGTTGAGATGTTTGAAGGCGTGCCTCGCCATCGCGTTATTGCTGCGCTTGATTTGCAGTATAAATCCGCTTTAGGCAGAGATATCGTTGCCGTAGAACGATGCTGGGAAGATACACATGTTCTTCAGGCTGAAGGGGTATGTGTTGATCCGGCTGAGCGTGATAAGGGATTAGCCACGCGCTTGTACGAAGCGCTGATCCTGAAGTGTGGCATCACCTTGATCAGTGATTTTGAACAGTATGACGGTGGAAAAATGCTCTGGCAGAAGATCGCTCGCGAGTCCGATCAGATCGCGGTTTTCGTATTAGATACGGAACTGGGCGCATTCTGGCCATATGACGGTACAAAGGTAATTTATGATGGCGGTTGTATCCCTGAGGAGCGTATCTGGAGCATCTCGCCGGATCAAAAATGTCATGGCGTTGTTTTGGTTGCAGAGGACAAACAGCGCGCAAACCAGCTAATGGAAACAACCGCGCCTTACCGGGTTTGA
- the rpiB gene encoding bifunctional allose-6-phosphate isomerase/ribose-5-phosphate isomerase RpiB, translated as MKKIAFGCDHVGFILKQDILTHLTQRGITVIDKGTWSPERTDYPHYASEVAQAVVSGEVDGGILVCGTGVGISITANKFAGVRAVVCSEPYSAQLSRQHNDTNVLAFGSRVVGLELAKMIVDAWLDAGFEGGRHQKRVEAIMAIEQQGK; from the coding sequence ATGAAAAAGATAGCATTTGGCTGTGATCACGTTGGTTTTATCCTGAAACAGGATATTTTGACGCACTTAACCCAGCGCGGTATTACGGTGATTGATAAGGGAACCTGGTCGCCGGAGCGCACGGATTACCCGCATTATGCCAGCGAGGTGGCACAAGCCGTTGTCTCTGGCGAGGTTGATGGCGGTATTCTGGTGTGTGGCACTGGTGTGGGGATTTCGATAACGGCAAACAAGTTTGCCGGAGTCCGCGCCGTCGTTTGCAGCGAACCCTATTCGGCACAGCTTTCGCGCCAGCATAATGATACCAACGTGCTGGCTTTTGGCTCGCGGGTTGTTGGGCTGGAGCTGGCAAAAATGATCGTGGATGCCTGGCTGGATGCGGGGTTTGAAGGGGGGCGCCATCAAAAGCGCGTGGAGGCGATTATGGCGATAGAACAGCAGGGCAAATGA
- a CDS encoding MurR/RpiR family transcriptional regulator, producing MSQSEFDSGLPNGIGLAPYLRMKQEGMTENESRIVEWLLKPGNLSSAPAIKDVAEALAVSEAMIVKVSKLLGFSGFRNLRSALEDYFSQSEQVLPAELAFDEAPQDVVNKVFNITLRTIMEGQSIVNVDEIHRAARFFYQAKQRDLYGAGGSNAICADVQHKFLRIGVRCQTYPDAHIMMMSASLLKEGDVVLVVTHSGRTSDVKAAVELAKKNGAKIICITHSYHSPIAKLADYIICSPAPETPLLGRNASARILQLTLLDAFFVSVAQLNIEQATINMQKTGAIVDFFSPGALK from the coding sequence ATGAGTCAGTCAGAATTTGATTCAGGGCTTCCAAACGGCATCGGGCTTGCGCCTTACCTGCGCATGAAGCAGGAAGGCATGACGGAGAACGAGAGCCGTATCGTCGAGTGGTTACTCAAGCCGGGTAATCTCAGTAGCGCGCCAGCCATTAAAGATGTCGCAGAGGCGCTGGCGGTATCTGAAGCCATGATTGTTAAGGTATCGAAACTGCTGGGATTCAGCGGGTTTCGCAACTTACGCAGCGCGCTGGAAGACTATTTTTCTCAGTCTGAGCAGGTATTGCCTGCCGAACTGGCCTTTGATGAAGCGCCGCAGGATGTGGTGAATAAGGTATTCAACATTACCTTGCGCACCATTATGGAAGGTCAGTCAATCGTCAACGTGGATGAGATTCATCGCGCCGCACGCTTCTTTTATCAGGCGAAGCAGCGTGATTTGTATGGCGCTGGCGGGTCGAATGCCATCTGCGCGGACGTACAGCATAAGTTCTTACGCATCGGCGTGCGCTGCCAGACTTACCCGGACGCGCACATCATGATGATGTCCGCATCGCTATTAAAAGAAGGCGATGTCGTGTTGGTGGTGACCCATTCCGGGCGCACCAGTGATGTAAAAGCCGCAGTTGAACTGGCGAAAAAGAATGGTGCCAAAATTATCTGTATCACCCACAGCTACCATTCACCTATCGCCAAATTGGCTGACTATATTATTTGTTCGCCAGCACCAGAAACACCGTTATTAGGGCGTAATGCTTCCGCACGCATATTACAACTCACTCTACTGGATGCATTTTTTGTTTCCGTCGCCCAACTGAATATCGAACAGGCAACCATTAATATGCAAAAAACTGGCGCAATTGTTGATTTCTTTTCACCAGGCGCGCTGAAATAA
- the alsB gene encoding D-allose transporter substrate-binding protein: protein MNKYLKYFSGAAMGLMLSTSAFAAAEYAVVLKTLSNPFWVDMKKGIEDEAKTLGVSVDIFASPSEGDFQSQLQLFEDLSNKNYKGIAFAPLSSVNLVMPVARAWKKGIYLVNLDEKIDMDNLKKAGGNVEGFVTTDNVAVGAKGAEFIIEKLGAEGGEVAIIEGKAGNASGEARRNGATEAFKKASQIKLVASQPADWDRIKALDVATNVLQRNPNIKAIYCANDTMAMGVAQAVANAGKSGKVLVVGTDGIPEARKMVEAGQMTATIAQNPADIGATGLRLMVDAAKSGNVIPLDKAPEFKLVDSILVAK, encoded by the coding sequence ATGAATAAATATCTGAAATATTTCAGCGGTGCGGCTATGGGCTTAATGTTGTCCACCAGCGCATTTGCCGCCGCCGAATATGCCGTAGTATTAAAAACATTATCCAATCCATTCTGGGTGGATATGAAAAAAGGTATTGAAGATGAAGCAAAAACGCTGGGTGTCAGCGTCGATATTTTTGCCTCGCCTTCGGAAGGCGACTTTCAGTCTCAGTTGCAGCTATTCGAAGATCTCAGCAATAAAAATTACAAAGGTATCGCCTTTGCGCCATTATCCTCAGTAAACCTGGTGATGCCCGTCGCCCGCGCGTGGAAGAAAGGGATTTATCTGGTCAATCTCGATGAAAAAATCGATATGGATAACCTGAAAAAAGCGGGCGGTAACGTCGAAGGGTTTGTCACCACCGATAACGTCGCCGTGGGCGCCAAAGGCGCGGAGTTCATTATTGAAAAACTGGGCGCCGAGGGCGGTGAAGTCGCCATTATTGAAGGTAAAGCCGGTAACGCCTCCGGCGAGGCGCGCCGCAATGGCGCAACCGAGGCTTTCAAAAAGGCAAGCCAAATCAAGCTGGTCGCCAGCCAACCCGCAGACTGGGACCGAATCAAAGCGTTAGACGTTGCCACCAACGTGCTGCAACGCAACCCGAATATCAAAGCGATTTATTGCGCTAACGACACCATGGCGATGGGCGTCGCCCAGGCCGTGGCTAACGCCGGGAAAAGCGGAAAAGTGCTGGTAGTGGGTACAGACGGTATCCCGGAAGCCCGCAAAATGGTGGAGGCCGGACAGATGACGGCGACCATCGCTCAGAACCCTGCGGATATCGGCGCGACAGGGCTCAGGCTGATGGTTGATGCCGCGAAATCAGGCAACGTGATCCCGCTGGATAAAGCGCCGGAATTTAAGCTGGTCGATTCCATCCTGGTCGCAAAGTAA
- the alsA gene encoding D-allose ABC transporter ATP-binding protein AlsA: MVTPYISMAGIGKSFGPVHALKSVDLTVYPYEIHALLGENGAGKSTLMKVLSGIHEPTKGTITINNVNYDKLDHKLAAQLGIGIIYQELSVIDELTVLENLYIGRHLTKKVCGVNMIDWKEMRVRAAMMLLRVGLKVDLDEKVANLSISHKQMLEIAKTLMLNAKVIIMDEPTSSLTNKEVDYLFLIMNQLRKEGTAIVYISHKLAEIRRICDRYTVMKDGSSVCSGMVSDVSNDDIVRLMVGRELQNRFNAMKESTGNIERDTVFEVKNVTSRDKKKVRDISFSVSRGEILGFAGLVGSGRTELMDCLFGVDKRASGEIRLNGKTISPRSPLDAVKKGMAYITESRRDNGFFPNFSIAQNMAIGRSLKSGGFKGAMGLFHEGDEQRTAEAQRELLALKCHSVNQNITELSGGNQQKVLISKWLCCSPEVIIFDEPTRGIDVGAKAEIYKVMRQLADDGKVILMVSSELPEIIAVCDRIAVFCEGRLTQILTNRDDMSEEEIMAWALPQE, encoded by the coding sequence ATGGTCACGCCATATATCTCGATGGCGGGGATCGGCAAATCCTTTGGTCCGGTTCACGCATTAAAATCGGTTGATTTAACGGTTTATCCTTATGAAATACACGCATTATTAGGAGAAAATGGCGCCGGTAAATCAACGTTGATGAAGGTTCTGTCGGGAATACATGAACCGACCAAAGGCACCATTACGATTAATAACGTTAATTACGACAAGCTGGATCATAAATTAGCGGCACAACTCGGCATCGGCATTATTTATCAGGAACTCAGCGTGATTGATGAATTAACCGTGCTGGAGAATTTATATATTGGTCGCCATCTGACGAAAAAAGTCTGTGGCGTCAATATGATTGACTGGAAAGAGATGCGCGTACGGGCCGCCATGATGTTGCTGCGCGTCGGTTTAAAAGTCGATTTAGACGAAAAGGTGGCGAACTTATCCATCAGCCATAAGCAAATGCTGGAAATCGCCAAAACGCTGATGCTCAACGCCAAAGTGATCATCATGGACGAACCCACCTCCTCGCTCACCAATAAAGAGGTGGACTACCTGTTTCTGATCATGAACCAGCTACGCAAAGAGGGCACCGCCATCGTCTACATCTCGCATAAGCTGGCGGAAATTCGCCGCATCTGCGATCGCTATACGGTGATGAAAGACGGCAGCAGCGTTTGCAGCGGGATGGTGAGCGACGTCAGCAACGACGATATCGTCCGCCTGATGGTTGGCCGCGAACTGCAAAACCGCTTTAACGCCATGAAAGAGAGCACCGGCAACATCGAGCGCGATACGGTATTCGAGGTGAAAAACGTCACCAGCCGCGACAAGAAAAAGGTTCGCGATATCTCCTTTAGCGTCAGCCGGGGCGAAATTTTAGGCTTCGCCGGACTGGTCGGCTCCGGGCGCACCGAGCTGATGGATTGCCTGTTCGGCGTCGATAAACGCGCAAGTGGCGAGATCCGTCTGAACGGGAAAACCATCTCCCCGCGCTCACCATTAGACGCGGTGAAAAAAGGGATGGCTTACATCACCGAAAGCCGCCGGGATAACGGCTTCTTCCCCAATTTCTCTATCGCCCAGAACATGGCGATCGGCCGCAGCCTGAAAAGCGGCGGCTTTAAGGGGGCGATGGGCCTGTTCCACGAAGGCGACGAGCAGCGTACCGCCGAAGCGCAGCGCGAACTGCTGGCGCTGAAGTGTCATTCCGTTAACCAGAACATCACCGAACTCTCCGGCGGAAACCAGCAGAAGGTGCTGATTTCCAAATGGTTGTGCTGTAGCCCGGAGGTGATCATTTTCGACGAGCCGACCCGTGGTATCGACGTCGGTGCGAAAGCCGAAATTTATAAAGTGATGCGCCAGTTGGCGGACGACGGAAAAGTCATCCTGATGGTGTCATCGGAACTTCCTGAAATTATCGCCGTCTGCGACCGCATCGCCGTGTTCTGCGAAGGACGACTGACGCAAATCCTGACCAATCGCGATGACATGAGCGAAGAGGAGATTATGGCATGGGCATTACCACAAGAGTAA
- the alsC gene encoding D-allose ABC transporter permease — protein MGITTRVKGDVNGKKPFNFALFWDKYGTFFILAIIVAIFGSLSSEYFLTTNNITQIFVQSSVTVLIGMGEFFAILVAGIDLSVGAILALSGMVTAKLMLAGVDPFFAALIGGVLVGGALGAINGCLVNWTGLHPFIITLGTNAIFRGITLVISDANSVYGFSFDFVNFFAASVLGVPVPVIFSLIVAVILWFLTTRMRLGRNIYALGGNKNSAFYSGIDVKFHILVVFIISGICAGLAGVVSTARLGAAEPLAGMGFETYAIASAIIGGTSFFGGKGRIFSVVIGGLIIGTINNGLNILQVQTYYQLVVMGGLIIAAVALDRLISK, from the coding sequence ATGGGCATTACCACAAGAGTAAAAGGTGACGTGAACGGGAAGAAACCGTTCAACTTTGCGCTGTTCTGGGATAAATACGGCACCTTCTTCATCCTGGCGATTATCGTCGCCATCTTCGGTTCGCTGTCGTCAGAATATTTTCTGACCACCAACAACATCACCCAGATTTTTGTCCAGAGTTCGGTAACGGTGCTGATCGGCATGGGTGAATTCTTCGCCATCCTGGTCGCCGGTATCGACCTCTCCGTCGGGGCGATTCTGGCGCTGTCCGGGATGGTGACGGCCAAACTGATGCTGGCAGGCGTCGATCCGTTCTTTGCGGCGCTGATTGGCGGCGTGCTGGTCGGCGGTGCGCTGGGGGCGATTAACGGCTGCCTGGTGAACTGGACCGGCCTGCATCCGTTCATTATCACCCTTGGCACTAACGCGATTTTCCGTGGTATCACGCTGGTGATTTCTGACGCCAACTCGGTATACGGCTTCTCATTCGACTTCGTGAACTTCTTCGCCGCCAGCGTGTTAGGTGTCCCCGTGCCGGTCATCTTCTCGCTGATTGTCGCGGTGATCCTCTGGTTCCTCACTACCCGCATGCGGCTTGGGCGCAACATCTACGCGCTCGGCGGCAACAAAAACTCGGCGTTCTATTCCGGGATTGACGTGAAGTTTCACATCCTGGTGGTGTTTATCATCTCCGGCATTTGCGCGGGACTGGCGGGCGTGGTTTCTACTGCGCGACTCGGCGCCGCAGAACCCTTAGCCGGAATGGGTTTTGAAACCTACGCCATCGCCAGCGCCATCATTGGCGGCACCAGCTTCTTCGGCGGCAAGGGGCGCATCTTCTCGGTGGTGATTGGCGGCTTAATCATCGGCACCATCAACAACGGTCTGAATATTTTGCAGGTACAAACCTATTACCAGCTGGTGGTGATGGGCGGATTAATTATCGCGGCTGTCGCCCTTGACCGTCTTATCAGTAAGTAA
- the alsE gene encoding D-allulose-6-phosphate 3-epimerase, which translates to MKISPSLMCMDLLKFKEQIEFIDSHADYFHIDIMDGHFVPNLTLSPFFVSQVKKLASKPLDCHLMVTRPQDYIGQLARAGADFITLHPETINGQAFRLIDEIRRHGMKVGLILNPETPVEAMKYYIHKADKVTVMTVDPGFAGQPFIPEMLDKIAELKAWREREGLHYEIEVDGSCNQATYKKLMAAGADVFIVGTSGLFNHAENIDDAWQVMTAQILTAKNEVLPHAKTA; encoded by the coding sequence ATGAAAATCTCTCCCTCTTTAATGTGTATGGATCTGCTGAAGTTTAAAGAACAGATCGAATTTATCGACAGCCATGCAGACTATTTTCATATTGATATTATGGACGGCCACTTTGTGCCGAATCTGACGCTGTCCCCCTTCTTCGTCAGCCAGGTCAAGAAACTGGCGAGCAAACCTCTTGATTGTCATCTGATGGTGACGCGTCCGCAGGATTATATTGGCCAACTGGCGCGCGCCGGTGCGGATTTCATCACGCTGCACCCGGAAACCATCAACGGTCAGGCATTCCGTCTGATTGACGAAATCCGCCGCCACGGTATGAAAGTGGGCCTGATTCTCAACCCGGAAACACCGGTTGAGGCGATGAAATACTATATCCATAAGGCTGATAAAGTGACGGTGATGACCGTCGATCCCGGCTTTGCCGGGCAGCCGTTCATCCCGGAAATGCTGGATAAAATCGCCGAGCTGAAAGCCTGGCGCGAGCGTGAAGGGCTGCATTACGAAATTGAAGTGGATGGTTCCTGCAATCAGGCCACCTACAAAAAATTAATGGCGGCAGGCGCGGATGTCTTTATCGTCGGCACCTCCGGGCTGTTTAACCACGCGGAGAATATCGACGACGCATGGCAAGTGATGACGGCGCAGATCCTGACGGCGAAAAACGAGGTACTGCCTCATGCAAAAACAGCATAG
- the alsK gene encoding allose kinase: MQKQHSVVAGVDMGATHIRFCLQTATGETLHCEKQRTAEVIAPGVVAGIAQMISEQIARYEARCRGLVMGFPALVGKDNRTIISTPNLPLQPEEVHDLAGKLEDALGCPVAFSRDVNLQLSYDVVENHLTQQQVLAAYLGTGMGFAVWMNGAPWTGAHGVAGELGHIPQGDMTQTCACGNPGCLETVCSGLALKRWYEQQPRDFALDALFIHAGEAPFVQALLESAARAIATSINLFDPDAVILGGGVMDMQAFPREQLITLIQKYLRRPLPYQAVRFIAASSSAFNGAQGAATLARCRFLSSR; encoded by the coding sequence ATGCAAAAACAGCATAGCGTTGTGGCGGGTGTGGATATGGGGGCAACCCATATCCGTTTTTGCCTGCAAACGGCAACCGGTGAGACTCTGCACTGTGAGAAACAGCGTACGGCGGAGGTGATCGCGCCCGGCGTGGTGGCCGGTATTGCGCAGATGATTAGCGAACAGATCGCACGCTACGAGGCGCGCTGCCGTGGTCTGGTGATGGGATTTCCGGCGCTGGTCGGCAAAGACAACCGCACCATCATTTCGACACCCAATTTGCCGTTGCAACCTGAAGAAGTGCATGACCTCGCGGGAAAACTGGAGGATGCGCTGGGCTGCCCGGTCGCGTTTTCCCGCGACGTGAACTTACAGCTGTCGTATGACGTCGTGGAAAACCATCTCACACAGCAGCAGGTGCTGGCCGCCTACCTCGGCACGGGAATGGGCTTTGCAGTGTGGATGAATGGCGCGCCCTGGACCGGAGCGCATGGCGTGGCGGGCGAACTGGGGCACATTCCCCAGGGCGACATGACGCAGACCTGTGCCTGCGGCAATCCAGGTTGCCTCGAAACGGTCTGTTCCGGGCTGGCGCTGAAACGCTGGTACGAACAACAGCCACGGGATTTCGCGCTGGACGCACTGTTTATCCACGCCGGAGAAGCGCCATTCGTCCAGGCGCTGCTGGAAAGCGCCGCCCGCGCGATTGCCACCAGCATAAATCTGTTCGATCCCGATGCGGTGATTTTGGGCGGCGGCGTGATGGATATGCAGGCTTTCCCGCGCGAACAATTAATTACCCTGATCCAAAAATACCTGCGCCGACCGTTGCCGTATCAGGCCGTACGTTTTATTGCCGCCTCGTCCTCCGCGTTTAACGGCGCGCAGGGCGCAGCAACGCTGGCACGCTGCCGTTTTCTGTCGTCGCGGTGA
- a CDS encoding hybrid sensor histidine kinase/response regulator, whose product MPQHRRHFFASARGRLLFFNLLVVAVTLMVSGVAVLGFQHASQIQEQVQQQTVDDMTGSMNLARDTANVATAAVRLSQVVGALEYKGEAERLQETQRALRHSLEQLATAPLAQQEPGLVARIIQRSNELQTSVAGMLQRGQRRHLERNTLLSSLYQNQSYLRHLQQLDAAQDAALFSQMDRLIRAAIETPTPRAVIKQLDGVMRALPEQHADPLVNVILSDFNQELRKLEPLSAALEQSDLAISWYMFHIKALVAILNSDINQYAAQVAIISEQRVAQSHQELRSGALFIMTFALLAVVITGFAGWYIYRNLGSNLTAISRAMTRLAHGESDVSVPALQRRDELGELARAFNVFARNTASLERTSRLLKEKTSQMEIDRTERQGLEEALLHSQKLKAVGQLTGGLAHDFNNLLAVIIGSLELVSPDSPDAPRITRALKAAERGALLTQRLLAFSRKQSLHPHSVELKTLLENLSELMRHSLPATLTLEIEAQSPAWAAWIDVSQLENAIINLVMNARDAMEGQTGTIKIRTWNQRVTRSDGRRQDMVALEVIDHGCGMSQEVKAQVFEPFFTTKQTGSGSGLGLSMVYGFVRQSGGRVEIESAPGQGTTVRLQLPRAIAPAVANLEPVAVQSTASDEKLVLVLEDEADVRQTLCEQLHLLGYLTLEAANGEQAMQMLASSGEIDVLISDLMLPGSLSGVEVINHARKHYPRLTLLLISGQDLRPAHNPALPDVALLRKPFTRVQLAQALRAAHVQA is encoded by the coding sequence ATGCCGCAGCACAGACGTCACTTTTTCGCCAGTGCGCGCGGGCGACTGCTGTTTTTTAATCTGCTGGTAGTGGCGGTGACGCTGATGGTGAGCGGCGTGGCGGTGCTGGGTTTTCAGCATGCGAGTCAAATACAGGAGCAGGTGCAGCAGCAAACCGTCGATGACATGACCGGCAGTATGAACCTGGCGCGCGATACGGCGAACGTGGCGACGGCGGCGGTGCGGCTGTCGCAGGTGGTCGGCGCGCTGGAGTACAAGGGCGAAGCGGAGCGGTTGCAGGAGACTCAGCGGGCGCTCAGGCATTCACTCGAACAGCTGGCGACCGCCCCGCTGGCGCAGCAGGAACCGGGGCTGGTGGCCCGCATTATTCAACGCAGCAACGAGTTGCAGACCAGCGTGGCGGGCATGTTGCAGCGCGGGCAGCGGCGGCATCTGGAACGTAATACGCTGCTGAGTTCGCTGTATCAGAATCAGAGTTACCTGCGGCATCTGCAACAGCTTGATGCGGCGCAGGATGCGGCGTTGTTCAGTCAAATGGATCGCCTGATTCGCGCCGCCATCGAAACGCCGACGCCGCGCGCCGTCATTAAACAGCTGGATGGCGTGATGCGCGCTCTGCCTGAGCAACATGCCGATCCGCTGGTGAACGTGATTCTGTCTGACTTTAACCAGGAGTTACGCAAACTTGAACCGCTCTCGGCGGCGCTGGAGCAAAGCGATCTGGCCATCAGCTGGTACATGTTCCACATCAAAGCGCTGGTGGCGATTTTAAACAGCGACATCAATCAGTATGCGGCGCAGGTGGCGATCATCTCAGAACAGCGGGTGGCGCAAAGCCATCAGGAATTGCGCTCCGGCGCGTTGTTTATCATGACCTTCGCCCTGCTGGCGGTGGTGATTACCGGTTTTGCCGGGTGGTATATCTACCGCAACCTCGGTTCTAACCTGACGGCGATTTCGCGCGCCATGACCCGGCTGGCGCACGGCGAATCGGATGTCAGCGTCCCTGCCTTGCAGCGGCGGGACGAGCTGGGGGAACTGGCGCGCGCGTTTAACGTTTTTGCCCGCAATACGGCGTCGCTGGAGCGCACCTCCCGCCTGCTGAAAGAAAAGACCTCCCAGATGGAGATCGACCGAACGGAGCGTCAGGGGCTGGAAGAGGCGCTGCTGCACAGCCAGAAACTGAAAGCGGTAGGGCAACTGACGGGCGGGCTGGCGCATGATTTTAACAATCTGCTGGCGGTGATTATCGGCAGTCTGGAGCTGGTCAGCCCCGACTCGCCGGATGCGCCGCGCATTACCCGCGCGCTGAAGGCCGCCGAGCGCGGGGCGCTGCTGACGCAACGCCTGCTGGCATTCTCCCGTAAACAGTCGCTGCACCCGCACTCGGTGGAACTGAAAACGCTGCTGGAAAACCTGAGCGAACTGATGCGTCACTCGCTACCGGCCACGCTGACGCTGGAGATAGAAGCCCAGTCGCCCGCCTGGGCCGCGTGGATAGACGTCAGTCAACTGGAGAACGCGATCATCAACCTGGTGATGAACGCCCGCGATGCGATGGAAGGACAAACAGGGACGATCAAAATCCGCACCTGGAATCAGCGGGTTACGCGCAGTGACGGACGTCGTCAGGATATGGTGGCGCTGGAGGTGATCGATCACGGTTGCGGTATGTCGCAGGAGGTGAAAGCGCAGGTGTTCGAGCCGTTCTTCACCACCAAACAGACTGGCAGCGGCAGCGGGCTTGGGTTATCGATGGTTTACGGCTTTGTGCGCCAGTCAGGCGGCCGTGTCGAAATTGAGAGCGCGCCGGGGCAGGGGACGACGGTCAGATTGCAGCTTCCCCGCGCCATCGCGCCTGCGGTGGCAAACCTGGAGCCGGTTGCGGTGCAAAGTACCGCCAGCGACGAGAAACTGGTGCTGGTACTGGAAGATGAGGCGGATGTTCGTCAGACGTTGTGCGAGCAACTGCATCTGCTGGGGTATCTGACGCTGGAGGCCGCCAACGGCGAGCAGGCGATGCAGATGCTGGCGTCATCCGGCGAGATTGATGTGCTTATCAGCGACTTAATGCTGCCAGGCAGTCTGAGCGGCGTGGAGGTGATCAACCATGCCCGCAAGCATTATCCCCGCCTGACGCTGCTGCTTATCAGCGGGCAGGATTTACGCCCGGCGCATAACCCCGCGCTGCCGGATGTGGCGCTGCTGCGTAAACCATTTACCCGGGTGCAGCTCGCGCAGGCGCTGCGGGCGGCGCATGTGCAGGCCTGA